The Muricauda sp. SCSIO 65647 genome includes a region encoding these proteins:
- a CDS encoding ABC-F family ATP-binding cassette domain-containing protein: MLSVSNLSVQFGKRVLFDEVNATFTQGNCYGIIGANGAGKSTFLKLLAKQNEPTSGSVHLEPGKRMSILEQNHNAYDDFQVLETVVMGNKPLHQLKQQIDALYADYSDENAEKIGELQVQFEEMDGWNAESDAAALLSNLGIAEVMHYSAMGDIDSKLKVRVLLAQALFGNPDVLVMDEPTNDLDYDTINWLENFLANYENTVIVVSHDRHFLDAVCTHIADIDFGKINLFSGNYTFWYESSQLAARQRAQQNKKAEEKAKELQEFIQRFSANVAKSKQATSRKKMLEKLKVEDIKPSSRRYPAIIFDREREAGDQILNVEKLTASSEDGELLFQNADINLAKGDKVAIISRDSRATSAFYEILNGNMKPGSGSFRWGVTTTQSYLPADNSSFFDEDINLVDWLRQWAKTEEEREEVYIRGFLGKMLFSGEEALKKSTVLSGGEKVRCMLSRMMMLRANVLMLDEPTNHLDLESITAFNNSLKKFKGTVLLTTHDHAFVQTVANRIIELTPKGVIDRYLTFDEYMSDKSIRAQREKMYAVPAV, encoded by the coding sequence ATGTTATCGGTATCAAATCTATCCGTACAGTTTGGAAAAAGAGTCTTGTTTGACGAGGTGAACGCAACATTCACACAGGGTAACTGTTATGGCATTATTGGTGCCAACGGGGCAGGCAAGTCTACCTTCTTGAAATTGTTGGCCAAGCAGAATGAACCTACTTCAGGCAGTGTACATCTCGAACCAGGAAAACGGATGTCGATTCTTGAGCAAAACCATAATGCCTATGACGACTTTCAGGTCTTGGAAACCGTGGTCATGGGCAACAAACCTCTTCACCAGCTCAAACAACAGATCGATGCCCTCTATGCCGATTACTCTGATGAGAACGCAGAGAAGATAGGTGAACTGCAGGTGCAATTTGAAGAAATGGATGGTTGGAACGCTGAGAGTGATGCCGCTGCCCTCTTATCAAATTTGGGCATAGCCGAAGTCATGCACTATAGCGCAATGGGCGATATCGATTCAAAGTTGAAAGTTCGGGTTTTGTTGGCGCAGGCCCTTTTCGGCAATCCTGATGTACTGGTCATGGACGAGCCGACCAATGATCTCGACTATGACACGATCAACTGGCTCGAAAACTTTTTGGCCAATTATGAAAATACGGTGATTGTGGTATCACACGATCGACACTTTTTAGATGCGGTCTGTACACACATTGCCGATATTGATTTTGGCAAGATCAATCTCTTTTCAGGCAACTATACTTTCTGGTATGAAAGTAGCCAATTGGCGGCGAGACAGCGCGCACAGCAAAATAAAAAGGCTGAAGAAAAGGCCAAAGAACTTCAAGAGTTCATACAGCGTTTCAGCGCCAATGTCGCCAAGAGCAAACAAGCGACCTCTCGCAAGAAGATGCTTGAAAAACTTAAAGTTGAAGACATAAAACCCTCTAGCCGTCGATACCCTGCCATCATCTTTGACAGGGAGCGTGAAGCGGGCGATCAGATTTTGAATGTTGAAAAACTGACCGCTTCTTCAGAAGATGGTGAGCTGCTTTTTCAAAACGCCGACATCAATTTGGCCAAAGGAGATAAGGTGGCCATCATTTCAAGGGATTCTCGCGCCACATCGGCCTTTTATGAAATTTTGAACGGCAATATGAAACCTGGCTCTGGCTCGTTCAGGTGGGGGGTCACGACCACGCAGTCATATTTGCCGGCCGATAACTCCAGTTTTTTCGATGAGGACATCAATCTTGTCGATTGGCTGAGACAATGGGCCAAGACAGAAGAGGAGCGGGAAGAGGTCTATATTCGTGGTTTTCTGGGAAAAATGCTTTTTAGTGGTGAAGAGGCCCTCAAAAAAAGCACCGTGCTATCAGGAGGCGAAAAAGTTCGTTGCATGTTGAGTCGCATGATGATGCTTAGGGCCAATGTGCTGATGCTTGATGAGCCTACCAACCATTTAGACCTTGAGAGTATCACCGCTTTCAACAACTCGCTAAAAAAGTTCAAGGGCACGGTTTTGTTGACCACCCATGACCATGCATTCGTGCAGACCGTGGCCAACAGAATCATTGAATTGACACCCAAAGGCGTCATTGACCGTTACTTGACCTTTGATGAGTATATGTCAGACAAATCGATTCGGGCGCAACGTGAAAAAATGTACGCAGTACCAGCCGTCTGA
- a CDS encoding glutaminyl-peptide cyclotransferase: MLKILHSSIILLFFLACGGEKDPAKLFDIQLEGNKKKFQKNQTVAVVLKNKKDLPVEKVEYSIDGKTLALHDDKITFDIEKLGNKQLMANVSYEDRSVIISKKIKVLAETGPEVYTYEIINTYAHDPLAYTQGLEFKGDTLFEGTGKKGSSTLRKLDYKTGKILQQVDLDESVFGEGITILNDKLYQLTWQSGIGYIYNVNTLQRQATFNYGKSKVGWGLCNDGNQLYKSDGTEKIWLLDPDTLQEESYIETVTNKSIFNKANELEYVDGKIYANVYQKESMMIIDARSGAIEGVVNFGGLKSKVTRGKGWDDLNSVLNGVAYHKERGTFFVTGKNWDKLFEVKIVKK, encoded by the coding sequence ATGCTCAAAATACTACATTCTTCAATCATTTTACTGTTCTTTTTGGCCTGTGGCGGAGAAAAAGACCCGGCCAAACTTTTTGATATACAACTTGAAGGAAACAAAAAGAAATTTCAGAAGAACCAAACCGTTGCCGTGGTACTGAAAAACAAGAAAGACCTGCCCGTTGAAAAAGTTGAATATTCAATTGACGGAAAGACGCTTGCACTGCACGATGATAAGATCACTTTTGATATAGAGAAACTCGGCAACAAACAACTTATGGCAAATGTGAGCTACGAAGATCGATCGGTGATCATCTCAAAGAAAATCAAGGTGCTGGCCGAAACAGGCCCTGAAGTGTATACCTACGAAATCATAAATACCTATGCCCATGACCCTTTGGCATACACCCAAGGTCTTGAGTTCAAAGGTGACACGCTTTTCGAGGGAACAGGTAAAAAGGGAAGCTCGACCCTACGAAAACTGGATTACAAAACCGGAAAGATCTTACAACAAGTCGATCTAGACGAATCGGTTTTCGGTGAGGGCATTACCATTTTGAACGATAAGCTGTACCAACTGACCTGGCAGAGCGGCATTGGCTACATCTACAATGTGAACACTTTGCAAAGACAGGCCACTTTCAACTATGGCAAAAGCAAGGTGGGCTGGGGGCTCTGCAATGACGGAAACCAGCTGTACAAAAGTGACGGCACAGAAAAAATCTGGTTACTGGATCCCGATACGCTTCAAGAAGAAAGCTATATCGAGACCGTTACCAACAAGTCTATTTTCAACAAGGCCAATGAACTGGAATATGTCGATGGAAAAATCTACGCCAATGTCTATCAGAAAGAGAGCATGATGATTATCGATGCCCGATCGGGCGCCATCGAAGGGGTGGTGAATTTCGGTGGACTCAAAAGCAAAGTGACCCGAGGCAAAGGGTGGGATGACCTAAATTCTGTATTGAACGGTGTGGCATATCATAAAGAACGCGGCACTTTTTTTGTCACGGGAAAAAACTGGGACAAACTCTTTGAGGTAAAAATCGTCAAAAAATAG
- a CDS encoding SDR family oxidoreductase, with translation MEKKVVLITGGSSGIGKSIGIYLSEKGYKVYGTTRNLKNHSDFNAFELIQLQVKSPESAKSAVEEVTSKEGRLDVLINNAGVGITGPIEETPHEEILNVFDTNFHGPIHMMKAVLPQMRRQGGGLIINTTSIAGYMGLPFRGYYSASKGALGLITEALRMETKKFGVSITNIAPGDFATNIAAGRYHAPVTSGSAYEQEYGRTLSLINEHVNTGADPQQVAKMVYRVIQKKNPRVHYLVGAFMQKLSIVLKKILPGKVYERLLLNHYKL, from the coding sequence ATGGAAAAAAAGGTCGTGTTGATAACGGGTGGCTCTTCTGGGATCGGAAAATCAATAGGGATCTATCTTTCAGAAAAGGGGTACAAGGTTTATGGAACCACTAGAAATCTAAAAAACCATTCTGACTTCAATGCTTTTGAACTCATTCAATTACAGGTGAAATCGCCCGAAAGCGCCAAATCGGCCGTAGAAGAGGTGACTTCAAAGGAAGGGCGATTAGACGTGTTGATCAACAATGCCGGTGTTGGCATTACAGGCCCTATTGAGGAAACCCCACATGAGGAAATCTTGAATGTTTTCGACACCAATTTTCATGGCCCGATACATATGATGAAGGCCGTGCTGCCCCAAATGCGAAGACAGGGTGGGGGCCTGATCATAAACACAACATCGATAGCCGGCTATATGGGCCTGCCGTTTCGAGGGTATTATTCGGCCAGCAAAGGTGCCTTGGGATTGATTACTGAGGCATTGAGAATGGAGACCAAAAAGTTTGGAGTTTCCATCACCAACATCGCACCGGGCGATTTTGCCACCAATATCGCCGCCGGAAGATATCATGCCCCGGTAACCAGTGGTTCGGCCTATGAGCAAGAATATGGTAGAACCCTGAGTTTGATCAATGAACATGTAAATACCGGAGCAGACCCGCAACAAGTGGCCAAAATGGTCTATCGCGTAATTCAGAAAAAAAATCCGAGAGTTCATTATCTGGTTGGCGCATTCATGCAAAAACTCTCTATTGTGCTAAAGAAAATTTTACCCGGCAAGGTTTATGAAAGACTTTTGCTCAATCACTATAAATTATGA
- a CDS encoding peroxiredoxin: MKRLRLSILVMLLVCSCQEKKSVQLKEGSWWAKMQVSENEILPFNLDVTKNNGHYVFKVKNGEERVSVDEIAINGDSIIIKMPVFEGYIAGTFSDTEIIGDFIKESLDRVVPFTATFGERPRFDSSKPPLTNISGIWETVFDYDTGNPYMAKGIFVQNDEKVTGTFRTTTGDYRYLEGVVDGDSLKLSTFDGAHAFLFVANATDSTLDGHFYSGNHSVEKFMARRNEGYELPDANSLTFLRKDFERFDFSFPDVNGNVVGMGDEAFKQKVVLVQIMGTWCPNCLDETKFYVDYLKKNPHPDLKMIALAFEYAKTKEKAFEGIKRLKDRVGVPYPILLAQFGTSSKLKANEKLPMLNHVLSYPTTIYIDKKGKVRKIHTGFNGPATGEKYEAFKIDFEETVSDLLSE, from the coding sequence ATGAAAAGACTTCGATTATCTATCCTTGTCATGCTTCTGGTATGTTCATGCCAAGAGAAAAAAAGTGTTCAATTGAAAGAGGGCTCTTGGTGGGCAAAAATGCAGGTTTCAGAAAATGAAATACTGCCCTTTAACCTAGATGTAACAAAAAATAACGGCCACTATGTTTTTAAGGTAAAAAATGGTGAAGAACGGGTTTCTGTTGATGAGATAGCCATTAACGGTGACTCTATCATAATAAAAATGCCCGTTTTTGAAGGATATATCGCGGGTACTTTTTCAGATACCGAAATCATAGGGGATTTTATTAAGGAAAGCTTAGACCGCGTTGTACCCTTCACCGCAACATTTGGTGAGCGACCAAGGTTCGACAGCTCAAAGCCCCCTTTGACGAACATTTCAGGTATATGGGAGACAGTATTCGATTATGATACCGGTAACCCCTATATGGCCAAGGGAATTTTTGTGCAAAATGATGAAAAAGTAACGGGCACCTTTCGTACCACTACGGGAGATTATCGATATTTAGAGGGTGTGGTCGATGGCGATAGTCTTAAGCTCTCGACCTTCGATGGCGCACATGCCTTTCTTTTTGTGGCCAATGCTACCGATAGTACCCTTGATGGACACTTTTACTCGGGAAATCATTCTGTTGAAAAATTCATGGCGAGGCGCAATGAAGGTTATGAGCTGCCCGATGCCAATAGTCTCACATTTTTGAGGAAAGACTTTGAACGTTTTGATTTTTCCTTTCCAGATGTCAATGGAAACGTGGTGGGCATGGGTGATGAAGCATTCAAACAAAAGGTGGTGTTGGTACAGATCATGGGCACTTGGTGTCCCAATTGCCTCGATGAGACCAAGTTTTATGTTGATTACCTGAAAAAGAATCCACACCCCGACCTGAAAATGATCGCATTGGCCTTTGAGTATGCCAAGACAAAGGAAAAAGCCTTTGAGGGCATCAAAAGATTAAAAGATAGGGTAGGGGTGCCATATCCGATTTTACTGGCACAATTTGGCACTTCGAGCAAGTTAAAGGCAAATGAGAAACTGCCGATGCTCAATCATGTACTATCATATCCGACGACCATTTATATCGATAAGAAAGGAAAGGTTCGAAAGATACATACGGGGTTCAACGGGCCGGCCACGGGTGAAAAGTATGAAGCGTTCAAA
- a CDS encoding TlpA family protein disulfide reductase — MVRVLLGISLLVVLGCSEKTNESAKVYFAGEIVNPTSDYVVLFKDDSVIDSAQLDDNNRFSFSLSGMEEGLYHFDHSPELQYVYFTEGDSILIRLNTVEFDESLVFSGKGSEINNLLIELYLTHEEEKPLVYSYYKLEPEVFTSNMDSLRQAKLDLLGSLHEEYEIGDNAYKMANASIDYNNYIYREEYPFYHRKKTQEDKIHEFGEEFYGYRQHLDLNNKDLAYFTPYYRYLKNYFSNLAYMTCSEGCGMEMLKTKNHLHYNKHKLYLIDSLIHEEELRNNLFRNVAMDYLLKEHKWNEDCDKFIAKFSKLSTNEKHVEEINDLYKGIQRLQPSSNVPELTLINNTGEKVSLRDITKEKKTAFYFWSGTQKGHLRNISKHVAKLKDKHREYNFVGINLRTSHDQWLNLLNEYNLDTQYQYRSDDFEAIQKGLILDNLNKCVITNDSLVIDAFANVYYSFKK; from the coding sequence ATGGTTAGAGTTTTACTCGGTATCTCTTTGTTGGTGGTGCTTGGCTGTTCAGAAAAAACCAATGAAAGCGCCAAAGTGTATTTTGCTGGAGAGATTGTCAACCCTACCAGTGATTACGTTGTTCTGTTCAAGGATGACAGTGTCATAGATTCCGCACAACTTGATGATAACAATCGATTTTCATTTTCCCTTTCAGGCATGGAGGAAGGCCTTTACCATTTCGACCATTCGCCTGAGCTGCAGTACGTCTATTTCACGGAAGGAGATAGTATACTCATTCGTTTGAACACCGTTGAGTTTGACGAGTCCCTCGTATTTTCTGGCAAAGGAAGCGAAATCAATAATCTTCTGATTGAACTTTATTTGACACATGAAGAAGAAAAGCCTCTGGTCTACTCTTATTATAAGCTCGAACCAGAAGTGTTCACAAGTAATATGGATTCGCTCAGACAGGCAAAACTTGATTTGTTGGGCAGCCTACATGAAGAGTACGAAATCGGTGATAATGCCTACAAAATGGCAAATGCGTCCATCGATTACAATAACTACATTTATCGTGAAGAATATCCGTTCTACCATAGAAAAAAGACCCAAGAAGACAAAATACATGAATTCGGTGAAGAGTTTTACGGTTACAGACAGCATTTAGACCTTAACAATAAAGACCTTGCCTACTTCACCCCCTATTACCGTTACCTGAAGAATTATTTTAGCAACTTGGCTTATATGACCTGTTCTGAAGGCTGTGGTATGGAGATGCTCAAAACAAAAAACCACCTTCACTACAACAAGCACAAACTCTATTTGATCGACAGTTTGATACATGAAGAAGAACTGCGCAACAACTTATTTCGAAACGTGGCCATGGACTATCTTTTGAAAGAGCATAAGTGGAATGAAGACTGTGACAAGTTCATTGCCAAGTTCAGCAAGCTTTCAACCAATGAAAAGCACGTTGAGGAAATCAATGATCTATATAAGGGCATTCAACGTTTGCAACCCTCGAGCAATGTTCCTGAATTGACACTCATCAACAATACAGGAGAAAAAGTGAGTTTAAGGGATATCACCAAAGAAAAGAAAACTGCATTCTATTTTTGGTCGGGCACCCAAAAAGGGCACTTGCGAAATATTAGTAAGCATGTTGCCAAACTGAAAGATAAGCATCGTGAATATAATTTTGTGGGCATAAACCTGAGAACTTCACATGATCAATGGCTCAATCTCTTGAATGAATATAATTTAGATACCCAATATCAATATCGAAGTGATGACTTTGAGGCCATACAGAAAGGTCTCATTCTCGACAATCTCAATAAATGCGTCATTACAAACGATTCTTTGGTCATCGACGCATTCGCCAACGTTTATTATTCTTTCAAAAAATAA
- the pheT gene encoding phenylalanine--tRNA ligase subunit beta: MKISYNWLKQFLKLDWEADRTAELLTNLGLEVEGVTSFESVKGGLKGVVVGHVLGCEKHPNADRLKLAMVDIGQNVPVQIVCGAPNVETGQKVAVATIGTTLYSQEGELWQIKKGKIRGEESHGMICAEDELGLGTNHDGIMVLSEVLTPGTPCSKVFEVEHDEVFEIGLTPNRSDAMSHYGVARDLKAGLERLELKKELITPSTSNFSIDNRSLKIGVDVENSELAPRYCGVTINNILVQESPTWLKNRLKAIGLTPKNNVVDVTNYVLHELGQPLHAFDAAKIKGGKIEVKTLPKGSKFVTLDGEERELHEEDLMICDAEKPMCIAGVFGGIHSGVTEDTTSIFLESAYFDPISIRKTAKRHGLNTDASFRFERGVDIDFTEYALKRAAVLIKEIAGGDISSAVVDLYPNKKKDHQVFLSFKKIDNLIGEEIPRDTIKSILASLEIKVSNVTEAGLGLTIPSYRTDVEREVDVIEEILRVYGYNNIDSKEKLTSSIIKTSKYDNHRLQNIVADTLISLGFYEIMTNSLMPAETAEFLKAEKPVSMLNPLSSDLSVLRTTMIHSGLQAIAYNSNRQKQNLKFFEFGKTYRKKVDGHDEKQHLALYTVGNRFDNTWTQPMGKTDFYYLKGIVKAVLDRLGLTSLEVNTEIGENLVEGLSYVHGKLKVVEFGILNKTVVTHFHIKQEVLHADFNWDAILQLMPKEKVSFKSIPKFPEVKRDLALLIDEQTQFKDIHATALKTEKSLLKEISLFDVYTGKNIPKGKKSYALSFTLLDEKKTLTDKHIDKIMGKLQETFKREFGAEIR, encoded by the coding sequence ATGAAAATTTCGTACAACTGGTTAAAGCAGTTTTTGAAATTAGACTGGGAGGCTGACCGAACAGCTGAACTACTTACCAACTTGGGACTTGAAGTTGAGGGGGTCACTTCTTTTGAGTCGGTCAAAGGCGGGTTAAAAGGTGTGGTTGTAGGCCATGTACTGGGTTGTGAAAAGCATCCGAATGCCGATCGTCTAAAACTCGCCATGGTCGATATCGGCCAAAACGTGCCTGTACAGATTGTGTGCGGTGCGCCCAATGTCGAAACAGGTCAAAAAGTAGCGGTCGCGACCATCGGAACCACTTTGTATTCACAAGAAGGTGAGCTTTGGCAGATCAAAAAGGGAAAAATACGTGGTGAAGAAAGCCATGGTATGATTTGCGCCGAAGACGAACTTGGCCTGGGTACCAATCATGATGGAATTATGGTGCTCAGTGAAGTGTTGACACCCGGAACCCCGTGCAGTAAGGTCTTTGAGGTCGAGCATGACGAGGTCTTCGAAATTGGCCTCACTCCCAATAGGTCAGATGCCATGAGTCACTATGGCGTCGCAAGAGACCTAAAGGCTGGGTTAGAGCGACTCGAACTAAAAAAAGAACTGATCACCCCTTCGACCAGCAATTTCTCGATTGACAACCGATCGCTCAAAATTGGTGTTGATGTTGAAAACAGCGAACTGGCACCAAGGTACTGTGGGGTGACCATCAACAATATTTTGGTGCAAGAATCACCCACATGGCTCAAAAATCGATTGAAGGCCATTGGTCTCACCCCAAAGAACAATGTGGTCGATGTCACCAATTATGTGCTACATGAGCTGGGGCAACCGCTGCATGCCTTCGATGCTGCGAAAATAAAGGGCGGTAAAATCGAAGTGAAGACCCTACCAAAAGGTTCAAAATTTGTTACGCTCGATGGTGAAGAAAGAGAACTGCACGAAGAAGATCTGATGATTTGCGATGCCGAAAAGCCTATGTGTATCGCCGGTGTTTTTGGCGGCATACATTCAGGTGTTACTGAAGACACCACCTCAATCTTTTTAGAGAGTGCTTATTTTGACCCTATTTCAATTAGAAAAACGGCCAAAAGGCATGGGTTGAATACCGATGCCTCATTTCGTTTTGAAAGGGGCGTCGATATTGATTTCACGGAGTATGCACTTAAACGGGCCGCTGTTTTGATCAAAGAGATTGCCGGGGGAGATATCAGCTCTGCAGTGGTCGATCTATACCCCAATAAGAAAAAAGACCACCAAGTTTTCTTGAGTTTCAAAAAAATCGACAACCTGATCGGAGAGGAAATTCCGCGTGATACCATCAAATCGATTTTGGCTTCTTTGGAAATCAAGGTAAGCAATGTTACCGAAGCCGGACTCGGACTCACCATACCCTCTTATCGAACCGATGTTGAACGTGAAGTGGATGTTATTGAGGAAATTCTTCGCGTGTATGGGTACAACAATATCGATTCAAAAGAAAAGCTTACGTCATCGATCATCAAAACTTCAAAGTATGACAACCATCGACTTCAGAATATTGTGGCCGATACATTGATCAGCTTGGGTTTCTACGAAATCATGACTAACAGTTTAATGCCCGCAGAAACCGCTGAATTTTTAAAGGCGGAAAAACCTGTTTCGATGCTGAATCCGTTAAGTTCAGATCTTTCGGTCTTGAGAACGACCATGATCCATTCTGGATTGCAGGCCATCGCCTACAACAGCAACAGACAGAAACAAAATCTTAAATTTTTTGAATTTGGAAAGACCTACCGCAAGAAAGTGGACGGTCATGACGAAAAGCAACATTTGGCACTTTATACCGTTGGAAACCGATTTGACAATACTTGGACCCAACCCATGGGAAAAACCGATTTCTACTACTTAAAGGGAATTGTGAAAGCGGTTCTTGACAGGTTGGGCCTTACATCACTTGAAGTAAACACAGAAATAGGCGAAAATCTTGTAGAGGGACTTTCCTACGTTCATGGCAAATTGAAAGTTGTTGAGTTCGGTATTCTCAACAAAACCGTTGTGACCCATTTTCATATCAAGCAAGAGGTATTGCACGCTGATTTCAATTGGGATGCCATATTGCAATTAATGCCGAAAGAGAAAGTATCGTTCAAGAGCATTCCAAAATTCCCTGAAGTAAAGCGAGACTTGGCATTGCTCATCGATGAGCAAACACAGTTCAAGGATATTCATGCCACTGCGCTGAAAACCGAAAAAAGCCTGCTCAAAGAAATCTCCCTTTTTGATGTTTACACCGGAAAGAACATTCCAAAAGGCAAGAAGTCGTATGCGTTGAGTTTTACCCTTTTAGATGAAAAGAAGACACTTACCGACAAGCATATCGATAAAATAATGGGTAAGTTGCAAGAAACCTTTAAGAGGGAGTTCGGAGCAGAAATACGATAA
- the fsa gene encoding fructose-6-phosphate aldolase: MKFFIDTANLDQIEEAQQLGVLDGVTTNPSLMAKEGITGKNNIMKHYVDICNIVEGDVSAEVVATDFNGMVKEGEELADLHEQIVVKVPMIKDGVKALKYFSDKGIRTNCTLVFSPGQAILAAKAGANYVSPFIGRLDDVSTDGLNLISEIRHIYDNYDFQTEILAASIRHTMHVIDCAKIGADVMTGPLSAILGLLKHPLTDIGLEKFLADYKKGNS, encoded by the coding sequence ATGAAATTTTTTATAGATACCGCAAATCTTGATCAAATCGAGGAAGCCCAACAATTGGGTGTGTTAGATGGTGTGACCACCAATCCCTCCCTAATGGCCAAAGAGGGCATCACGGGTAAAAACAATATCATGAAGCATTATGTCGACATCTGTAACATAGTTGAGGGAGATGTATCGGCAGAGGTGGTGGCCACAGATTTCAACGGTATGGTGAAAGAAGGGGAAGAGTTGGCCGATCTACATGAACAGATAGTGGTGAAGGTGCCCATGATCAAAGACGGAGTGAAGGCCTTAAAATATTTTTCCGATAAGGGCATTCGAACCAATTGCACCTTGGTCTTTTCACCAGGGCAAGCTATATTGGCCGCCAAGGCAGGGGCGAATTATGTTTCTCCATTTATCGGCCGTTTAGATGATGTCTCTACCGATGGATTGAACCTTATTTCTGAAATCAGGCATATTTACGACAACTACGATTTTCAGACCGAGATTCTTGCGGCATCCATACGCCATACGATGCATGTCATTGACTGTGCCAAAATTGGTGCTGATGTAATGACCGGCCCGCTTTCCGCCATTTTGGGGCTGCTTAAGCACCCATTGACAGACATCGGACTTGAAAAGTTTTTGGCAGATTACAAAAAAGGAAATTCGTAA
- a CDS encoding fasciclin domain-containing protein, translating into MFRAFHRLGIGECVIPKVEFEEHYSPVPLMRVPFLALVLLGILLPSSLFSQVKSLSSVAVPVYTFNEKSISETTLGSEDHRVLAAALKAADLEEILHSQGPFTLFAPSDEAFTCLPEDKMEHLLKSEDKKALRSLLKYHIVAGEISASKILLSLCRGEGEASFTTVQGKKIFATIEGSDIILTDEFGNRAQIVKADSQQRNGVIHVIDNVIVPVKI; encoded by the coding sequence ATGTTTCGTGCATTTCATCGATTAGGCATCGGTGAATGTGTCATTCCGAAAGTTGAATTTGAAGAACATTATAGCCCCGTACCCCTTATGAGAGTCCCATTTCTTGCCCTTGTTTTGCTTGGCATCCTTTTGCCATCATCATTGTTTTCACAGGTAAAAAGCCTATCTTCCGTAGCGGTTCCGGTATATACCTTTAATGAAAAATCCATTTCAGAGACCACCCTTGGTTCTGAAGACCATCGTGTTTTGGCCGCTGCCCTAAAAGCTGCCGATCTAGAGGAAATTCTTCACAGTCAAGGTCCATTTACCTTATTTGCCCCTTCGGATGAGGCGTTCACCTGCCTACCTGAAGACAAAATGGAGCATCTATTGAAATCTGAGGACAAAAAGGCTTTGAGATCGCTTTTGAAATATCATATCGTAGCCGGAGAGATCAGCGCCTCAAAAATTTTACTATCGCTTTGTAGGGGAGAGGGAGAAGCTTCTTTTACCACTGTTCAGGGCAAAAAGATATTCGCTACCATTGAGGGCTCTGACATTATATTGACAGATGAATTTGGCAACCGTGCCCAAATTGTCAAAGCAGATTCACAACAGCGAAACGGCGTTATTCATGTCATAGACAATGTGATCGTGCCTGTTAAGATTTAA
- a CDS encoding acyl-CoA thioesterase translates to MRRYAETRKVVHGDLDELDHVNNIRYIHWIQEISKAHWLSATNATLQKLGIWVVRKHDITYFKSAQLNDELCLVTHVQQMKGPISTRVVEISDNKTGVLLVRAITDWCFLDTQLLRPKRIPETVNKLFQ, encoded by the coding sequence ATGCGCCGGTATGCTGAAACGCGAAAGGTCGTTCATGGTGATCTAGACGAACTCGATCATGTGAACAACATTCGCTATATACATTGGATACAGGAAATATCAAAGGCACATTGGCTATCGGCCACAAATGCAACCCTTCAAAAATTGGGCATTTGGGTAGTTAGAAAACACGACATCACCTATTTCAAGTCGGCGCAATTGAACGATGAGCTATGTTTGGTCACCCATGTGCAACAAATGAAAGGCCCTATTTCAACAAGGGTGGTTGAAATATCGGACAATAAAACAGGGGTTTTATTGGTTAGAGCTATAACCGATTGGTGCTTTTTAGATACACAATTGCTTAGACCAAAACGAATACCCGAAACAGTGAACAAGCTTTTTCAGTAA